Proteins encoded in a region of the Drosophila sechellia strain sech25 chromosome 2L, ASM438219v1, whole genome shotgun sequence genome:
- the LOC6617196 gene encoding uncharacterized protein LOC6617196, with protein sequence MSFAAMANTNTEKLYMQLSASELSAIIMKDSPNSNDRDAGFCSASSESEGGDDLVVEHARSGSPDIRPKGTDSADSKPIALVRNKRKSSEPFKVVGLTTHKSKTMPDPPSSASMNATGPLKKRIRYTSSADSAVVLTPPAIDSPPPNSCIPSALRMQHEIMPNPAHIYVRHPGVTTLHRSPAAHPEQLEPLALVTTKKQCVDNAGPKIEAFSTLLIGKQPSAKKTLKERTQKESTSSSFLDASLSDEDLSKTGLASVSRPHQHQRNYKNMTRERRIEANARERTRVHTISAAYETLRQAVPAYASTQKLSKLSVLRVACSYILTLSRMAGEDYSADQSVPSIATCLEAVTSTIQTEGKVKRKKDE encoded by the exons ATGTCCTTTGCGGCTATGGCGAATACCAACACAGAAAAACTTTACATGCAACTAAGCGCATCGGAATTATCAGCAATTATTATGAAAG atTCACCCAATTCCAATGACCGTGATGCGGGTTTTTGTTCCGCCAGTTCCGAAAGCGAAGGCGGAGACGACTTGGTCGTCGAGCACGCGCGCAGTGGCAGTCCCGACATCAGACCAAAAGGAACAGACTCAGCGGACTCCAAGCCAATAGCCCTTGTCCGCAACAAACGCAAGAGCTCGGAACCTTTCAAAGTCGTAGGTTTGACGACTCACAAGTCTAAGACCATGCCTGATCCTCCGTCCAGTGCGAGTATGAATGCAACTGGTCCGCTAAAGAAGCGCATACGGTACACATCTTCCGCCGATTCGGCAGTTGTCCTAACACCACCAGCCATAGACTCTCCACCACCCAACAGTTGCATACCCTCCGCGTTGCGCATGCAGCATGAAATAATGCCTAATCCAGCACATATATATGTTCGCCATCCGGGAGTTACGACTCTTCACAGATCGCCTGCTGCACACCCAGAACAGCTGGAACCACTCGCATTAGTAACCACCAAAAAGCAATGTGTAGACAACGCGGGGCCTAAAATAGAGGCCTTTTCCACATTGCTAATTGGAAAACAGCCATCCGCCAAAAAAACGTTGAAGGAAAGGACGCAAAAAGAATCAACATCATCTTCATTTTTAGACGCTAGTCTTAGCGATGAGGATCTGAGCAAGACGGGATTGGCATCAGTTTCGCGACCTCATCAACATCAACGCAATTACAAGAATATGACTAGGGAGCGCCGCATTGAGGCAAACGCACGTGAACGGACCCGTGTACACACCATATCAGCCGCCTACGAAACGCTCCGCCAAGCTGTTCCAGCCTATGCCAGCACTCAAAAACTTTCCAAACTCTCCGTTCTACGGGTGGCGTGTTCCTATATACTAACCTTAAGCAGAATGGCTGGCGAGGATTACAGCGCCGATCAATCCGTACCGTCCATTGCCACGTGCTTAGAAGCTGTAACATCAACCATCCAAACGGAGGGAAAAGTGAAACGAAAGAAAGACGAGTAA